A region of Rhodospirillales bacterium DNA encodes the following proteins:
- the recQ gene encoding DNA helicase RecQ, with protein MAPVLTPVPSDRARERLKTVFGFDEFRPGQEEILRAVLAGEDVLAVMPTGSGKSLCYQLPAVARDGLTVVVSPLIALMRDQVRQLNAYGVEAAALNSGNDAAENRRIERAARDGTLRLLYVAPERALRPDTVELLADSRVDLLAIDEAHCVSQWGHDFRPEYLRIGELRIALGGVPVLALTATADAPTRADIEAKLFAAPPRVFVRSFDRPNLRLAMRAKDNAPRQVLRFVADHAGDSGIVYCSSRKRVEEFAAMLRDGGHRALPYHAGMDKADRDANQDAFQREDGVVMVATVAFGMGIDKPDVRFVCHADLPSNVESYYQEIGRAGRDGLPADTLTLHGLEDMRLRRMQIEQGDAPDERKRVERQRLNALVALCEAPRCRRQTLLSYFGEASAPCGNCDLCVEGVESFDGTVEAQKIMSAIARTGQRFATEHVVDVVLGERTEQVLKFGHEALPTFGVGAGRPRPEWRAILRQLNALGLIEQDIVNYGRWTITDEGWATLRGRARVDLRRDLGGTSKKSGRKARQAAAAAVPEADAALLADLKRLRAGLAASQNVPAYVVFADRSLVDMAARRPATLEAMRDVHGVGDAKLARYGAAFLEAIRARASGG; from the coding sequence ATGGCGCCGGTCTTGACGCCCGTTCCGAGCGACCGCGCCCGCGAGCGGCTCAAGACCGTCTTCGGCTTCGACGAATTCCGTCCCGGCCAGGAGGAGATCCTGCGCGCCGTTCTGGCCGGCGAGGACGTGCTGGCGGTCATGCCGACGGGCAGCGGCAAGTCGCTATGCTACCAGCTGCCGGCGGTCGCGCGCGACGGCCTGACCGTCGTGGTCTCGCCGCTGATCGCGCTGATGCGCGACCAGGTGCGGCAGCTCAACGCCTACGGCGTCGAGGCCGCCGCGTTGAACTCGGGCAACGACGCGGCCGAGAACCGGCGCATCGAGCGGGCGGCGCGCGACGGCACCTTGCGCCTGCTCTACGTCGCGCCGGAGCGCGCGCTGCGTCCCGACACGGTCGAGCTGCTGGCCGACAGCCGCGTGGACCTGCTGGCGATCGACGAAGCCCACTGCGTCTCGCAATGGGGCCACGATTTCCGGCCCGAGTACCTGCGGATCGGCGAGCTGCGGATCGCGCTCGGCGGCGTTCCGGTGCTGGCGCTCACCGCCACCGCCGACGCGCCGACCCGTGCCGACATCGAGGCCAAGCTGTTCGCCGCGCCGCCGCGCGTCTTCGTGCGCAGCTTCGACCGCCCCAACCTGAGGCTGGCGATGCGCGCCAAGGACAACGCGCCGCGCCAGGTCCTGCGCTTCGTCGCCGACCATGCCGGCGACAGCGGCATCGTCTACTGCTCGTCGCGCAAGCGGGTCGAGGAGTTCGCCGCCATGCTGCGCGACGGCGGCCACCGCGCGCTGCCCTACCACGCCGGCATGGACAAGGCCGACCGCGACGCCAACCAGGACGCGTTCCAGCGCGAGGACGGCGTGGTGATGGTGGCGACCGTCGCCTTCGGCATGGGCATCGACAAGCCGGACGTGCGCTTCGTCTGCCACGCCGACCTGCCGTCCAACGTCGAGAGCTACTACCAGGAGATCGGCCGCGCCGGACGCGACGGGCTGCCGGCCGACACGCTGACGCTGCACGGGCTGGAGGACATGCGCCTACGCCGCATGCAGATCGAGCAGGGCGACGCGCCGGACGAGCGCAAGCGCGTCGAGCGCCAGCGCCTCAACGCGCTGGTCGCGCTGTGCGAGGCGCCGCGCTGCCGCCGCCAGACGCTGCTGTCGTATTTCGGCGAGGCCTCGGCGCCGTGCGGCAACTGCGACCTCTGCGTCGAGGGCGTCGAGTCGTTCGACGGCACGGTCGAGGCCCAGAAGATCATGTCGGCGATCGCCCGCACCGGCCAGCGCTTCGCCACCGAGCACGTCGTCGACGTCGTGCTGGGCGAGCGCACGGAGCAGGTGCTGAAATTCGGCCACGAGGCGCTGCCGACCTTCGGCGTCGGCGCCGGCCGGCCGCGGCCGGAATGGCGCGCCATCCTGCGCCAGCTCAACGCGCTGGGCCTGATCGAGCAGGACATCGTCAACTACGGACGCTGGACCATCACCGACGAGGGCTGGGCGACGCTGCGCGGCCGCGCCCGCGTCGATCTGCGGCGCGACCTCGGCGGGACGTCGAAGAAATCCGGCCGCAAGGCGCGCCAGGCGGCGGCCGCGGCGGTGCCGGAGGCCGACGCGGCGCTGTTGGCCGACCTCAAGCGGCTGCGCGCCGGCCTGGCGGCGTCGCAGAACGTGCCGGCCTACGTGGTGTTCGCCGACCGCTCGCTGGTCGACATGGCGGCGCGCCGGCCGGCGACGCTGGAGGCGATGCGCGACGTGCACGGCGTCGGCGACGCCAAGCTGGCGCGCTACGGCGCGGCGTTCCTCGAGGCGATCCGCGCCCGCGCGTCCGGCGGCTGA
- a CDS encoding DUF882 domain-containing protein, producing MTRMFAAGIGVVLTLLAAVPEAFAQRRPAAIGPGSGKVIRPAMGADAAPSKASRAAAAAPRATTPKVVRKAPPAAHVRPTTRKTARTAPPAGHARAAARKPARTAPARTKTVSRGAPARKDWKMRNVAAQRRRGPAIVALPPAVPVDDAAPRSLSFHHVHTGESLTVTFWRDGRYVQRELDRLNAFLRDSRDDTSVQMDPELFDALWRIRHRLRSNGAYHVLSAYRSPPTNAWLAGFTSGVASDSLHMRGQAMDVVLPGRTAGQIRAAALALNLGGVGYYPRSGFVHIDTGPPRRW from the coding sequence ATGACCCGAATGTTCGCGGCCGGCATCGGGGTGGTGTTGACGCTATTGGCCGCCGTGCCGGAGGCGTTCGCGCAAAGGCGGCCGGCGGCCATCGGGCCGGGCTCCGGCAAGGTCATCCGCCCTGCGATGGGCGCCGACGCCGCGCCGTCAAAGGCATCGCGGGCAGCCGCCGCGGCGCCCCGCGCCACCACGCCGAAGGTGGTGCGCAAGGCGCCGCCGGCCGCGCACGTCCGCCCCACGACGCGCAAGACGGCGCGCACGGCCCCGCCCGCCGGCCACGCCCGCGCCGCCGCGCGGAAGCCCGCCCGGACCGCCCCGGCGCGGACGAAGACCGTCTCGCGGGGCGCCCCGGCGCGGAAGGATTGGAAGATGCGCAACGTCGCCGCGCAACGGCGGCGCGGCCCGGCGATCGTCGCGCTGCCGCCGGCGGTCCCGGTCGACGATGCGGCGCCGCGATCGCTGTCGTTCCACCACGTCCACACCGGCGAATCGCTGACCGTCACGTTCTGGCGCGACGGCCGGTACGTCCAGCGCGAGCTCGACCGCCTCAACGCGTTCCTCCGCGACAGCCGCGACGACACCAGCGTCCAGATGGACCCCGAGCTGTTCGACGCGCTGTGGCGCATCCGCCACCGGCTGCGGTCGAACGGCGCGTACCATGTGCTATCGGCCTATCGTTCGCCGCCGACCAACGCCTGGCTCGCCGGCTTCACGAGCGGGGTCGCCTCCGACAGCCTGCACATGCGTGGACAGGCGATGGACGTGGTGCTGCCGGGACGGACGGCGGGCCAGATCCGGGCCGCGGCGCTCGCTTTGAATCTCGGCGGGGTAGGCTACTACCCGCGCAGCGGCTTCGTGCACATCGACACCGGGCCGCCGCGGCGGTGGTAG
- a CDS encoding Bug family tripartite tricarboxylate transporter substrate binding protein, with translation MSNLGRRHLIHAAGATAVATSLGSFPGVAGAQAGPLETVKIVTGFPPGGTSDTLCRRVAEGIKGTAYAKAAIVENKPGAGGQIAVQSMKGAATDGSVLLQTPASMLMIYPHIYKSLAYNAFTDVTAVSLGCTFDFGFCVGPAVPDSVKTIADFLTWCKANPGKANYGSPAAGSVPHFIGVLLGQAGGVDLKHAPYRGSAPAVQDLVAGQLQAVSAPVGEFTQQANAGKIRFLGVSGAARSRFAPNVPTFAEQGYKDLVFSEWFGFFAPGGTPEPVVRRANEALRAALALREVIDGLAVMGLEVKSSTPQELATLLKDSYDRWGPIVKRIGFSADS, from the coding sequence ATGTCGAATCTTGGTCGTCGCCACCTGATCCACGCGGCGGGCGCCACCGCCGTCGCGACGTCACTGGGATCCTTCCCCGGCGTCGCCGGCGCGCAGGCCGGGCCGCTCGAGACCGTCAAGATCGTCACCGGATTTCCGCCCGGCGGGACCTCGGACACGCTCTGCCGGCGCGTCGCGGAGGGCATCAAAGGCACGGCCTACGCGAAGGCGGCGATCGTGGAGAACAAGCCCGGCGCCGGCGGCCAGATCGCGGTCCAGTCGATGAAGGGCGCGGCGACCGACGGCAGCGTCCTGCTGCAGACGCCGGCGTCGATGCTGATGATCTACCCGCACATCTACAAGAGCCTGGCGTACAACGCCTTCACCGACGTCACGGCGGTGTCGCTGGGCTGCACGTTCGATTTCGGCTTCTGCGTCGGTCCGGCCGTGCCCGACAGCGTGAAGACGATCGCCGACTTCCTGACGTGGTGCAAAGCCAACCCCGGGAAGGCCAACTACGGCTCGCCGGCCGCCGGCTCGGTGCCGCATTTCATCGGCGTGCTGCTCGGTCAGGCCGGCGGCGTGGACCTGAAGCACGCGCCCTACCGCGGGTCGGCGCCGGCGGTGCAGGACCTCGTCGCGGGCCAGCTCCAGGCGGTCTCGGCGCCGGTGGGCGAGTTCACGCAGCAGGCCAACGCCGGGAAGATCCGCTTCCTCGGCGTGTCGGGCGCCGCGCGCAGCCGCTTCGCGCCGAACGTGCCGACCTTCGCCGAGCAAGGCTACAAGGACCTTGTCTTCTCGGAGTGGTTCGGCTTCTTCGCGCCGGGCGGCACGCCGGAGCCGGTGGTGCGGCGGGCGAACGAGGCGTTGCGCGCCGCGCTCGCGCTGCGCGAGGTGATCGACGGTCTGGCCGTGATGGGTCTCGAGGTGAAGTCGTCGACGCCGCAGGAGCTCGCGACGCTGCTGAAGGACAGCTACGACCGTTGGGGGCCGATCGTGAAGAGGATCGGCTTCTCGGCGGATTCATAG
- a CDS encoding UvrD-helicase domain-containing protein has translation MAEIEVRIFRKGKEIAKVLRPLRELNGRPAVKYRKQLWPLVNDGEVHLDATAPSADAGNQKTTGSSPTGAAPQFQVVPPALIEWDQSQRDVIDAPPQQRLLVGAGPGTGKTAVACARVSQLIDQDGLEPSRIWLISFTRTAVREIRDRIAAYLEDTAAAYAVKIATLDAHAWTIHSGFDDEAKILGSYEENIERVLELIQGDDNVAEYLEGIEHLVVDEAQDIVGVRADLVVGIIRRLAASCGVTVFADEAQAIYGFADDREAQAGHAKEPLLPEKLRRGDAGAFTQCELTKVHRTGSPQLLTIFSDTRRKVLTAAGDGIDRLTEVREDIIRLAHGEAPGIDDAALAELADAFILYRRRCDVLLTTSILTQNGIAHRVRMSGLPACLAPWIGVTLSEHTASDLGKEGFMQLWTGSVQGTHLASCSPDEAWAHLVRIAGRTRTVVDMKLLRQRLGRTQPPAELCQPELGHRGPIVGTIHASIHGQNVDQDEEARVVFVGATRGRSRLLIGRGYRQYAGRVEASGRAYCLQTRNDMPRAQVEIGRDGDISAEGLAGRRFFGSAGAVRISQTRIRSFAENTVSLVAETDRSAGFAYRLKEDGEAQCLAVLSQSVNADLFSIAKAIQGKIGGSKRRTPDTLRHLHVHGLRTIVLPPDSAETESLYEPWRTSGIVVAPVVLGYTTAFFPTVSKGRRW, from the coding sequence ATGGCAGAGATAGAGGTGCGCATATTCAGGAAGGGCAAGGAGATCGCAAAGGTCTTGCGGCCGCTGCGTGAGCTCAATGGAAGGCCCGCTGTTAAATATAGGAAGCAGCTCTGGCCGCTGGTCAATGACGGCGAGGTCCATCTTGACGCGACTGCGCCGAGCGCGGATGCGGGAAATCAGAAGACGACGGGCAGCTCCCCGACAGGCGCTGCACCTCAGTTTCAGGTCGTCCCGCCTGCGCTCATTGAGTGGGACCAGTCACAGCGCGACGTCATTGATGCGCCGCCTCAGCAACGCCTGCTGGTGGGGGCTGGTCCTGGAACCGGCAAGACGGCAGTCGCCTGCGCGCGTGTATCCCAACTGATCGATCAGGATGGTCTGGAGCCAAGCCGCATCTGGCTGATCAGCTTCACGCGGACGGCTGTCCGCGAAATCCGCGACCGGATCGCGGCCTACCTGGAGGACACGGCCGCAGCCTACGCAGTGAAGATCGCCACTCTGGACGCGCACGCCTGGACGATCCACTCGGGTTTTGACGACGAGGCGAAGATTCTTGGCTCGTACGAAGAGAATATCGAAAGAGTTCTCGAACTGATCCAGGGCGATGACAACGTGGCGGAGTACCTTGAGGGGATCGAGCATCTGGTGGTTGACGAGGCCCAGGACATCGTTGGGGTGCGTGCGGACCTCGTTGTGGGAATCATCCGCAGACTGGCGGCGTCATGTGGCGTGACAGTGTTCGCGGACGAAGCCCAGGCCATCTACGGGTTTGCCGATGACAGGGAGGCCCAGGCCGGTCACGCGAAGGAGCCGTTGCTTCCCGAGAAGCTCCGGCGCGGCGATGCCGGTGCTTTCACGCAATGCGAGCTGACGAAAGTCCATCGCACGGGCTCGCCGCAGCTGTTGACCATCTTCTCGGATACCCGCCGCAAGGTGCTGACAGCCGCCGGTGATGGGATCGACCGACTCACCGAAGTGCGTGAGGACATCATCCGCCTCGCGCATGGCGAGGCTCCAGGCATTGATGATGCGGCGCTGGCGGAGCTCGCCGACGCCTTCATCCTCTACCGCCGTCGCTGTGATGTGCTGCTGACCACCTCGATACTGACGCAGAACGGCATCGCGCACAGGGTGCGGATGTCTGGTCTGCCGGCCTGCCTTGCGCCATGGATCGGGGTGACTCTGTCCGAGCACACCGCATCTGACCTCGGCAAGGAAGGCTTCATGCAGCTCTGGACAGGCAGCGTGCAGGGGACACACCTGGCGTCATGCTCGCCAGATGAGGCATGGGCTCATCTTGTGCGCATTGCTGGTCGCACCAGGACCGTTGTGGACATGAAGTTGCTTCGGCAACGGCTTGGAAGGACACAGCCACCGGCAGAATTGTGCCAGCCGGAACTGGGACACCGTGGTCCCATCGTGGGGACAATCCATGCCTCCATTCACGGACAAAATGTTGATCAGGATGAGGAGGCCCGCGTTGTATTCGTGGGGGCGACGCGCGGGCGTTCACGGCTGCTGATCGGCCGGGGCTATCGTCAGTATGCAGGCAGGGTGGAGGCATCGGGCCGGGCCTACTGCCTTCAGACCAGGAACGACATGCCTCGCGCTCAGGTCGAGATCGGCCGCGATGGTGATATTTCGGCGGAAGGTCTCGCAGGACGGCGCTTCTTCGGCAGCGCGGGCGCCGTACGCATCAGCCAGACCAGAATCCGCAGCTTTGCAGAGAACACTGTCTCACTCGTCGCGGAGACTGACCGTTCTGCCGGCTTTGCCTACCGGCTGAAGGAAGATGGTGAAGCACAGTGCCTTGCTGTGCTGTCTCAGAGTGTCAATGCCGACCTCTTCAGCATTGCAAAGGCCATCCAGGGAAAGATCGGAGGAAGCAAGCGGCGCACGCCTGACACACTCCGGCATCTGCATGTCCACGGGCTACGGACAATCGTGCTGCCGCCCGATTCTGCGGAGACTGAGTCGCTTTATGAGCCGTGGCGGACCAGCGGAATCGTCGTGGCTCCGGTGGTGCTGGGATACACCACGGCATTTTTCCCGACCGTGAGTAAAGGGCGGAGGTGGTGA